One part of the Microbulbifer sp. THAF38 genome encodes these proteins:
- a CDS encoding ABC transporter ATP-binding protein: MKSEGSLSKLPHLCWPTAQLDSALKSLALRTGLEPAATDYYSNTEVHKDIDTRLQLQAEALDLKIEQVSCKYGELEQMLVRAAPALVRLRFGADEYFVALCGSDRRLLHILSPSQKVIKLRPRQVISALISAQEAPQRERITTLLDSTNIAGRRREKAVEALLLVNLAGLQIDDCWLLRQPAHRPFWQQLRQRHQHLRFLSMIACHTLQMVLFIASWWLIGRAVLDGYVDSGWLIAWVLLLITQIPLSLFTARLQGSISLETGALLKQRLLASALRIDPGKVRHMGSGQILGRVYDAENIETNALQASFLLLLGGVELVMASIVLLLSIGAPLLLGVLTIFLLIAFALGRSQYQARRHWSRQRLSMTHCLIEKMLGHRTRLAQQEPVDWHRGEDQELEEYLRSSNAMDSNLTHLTAVLPRIWLLLGIVGLAPIFVIGNAESGQIAAALGGMLLGYRAVLKCISGFSSGLSALVAWEKVCELFSLEAPSKSGACKLPGADKVPGDMKRSKQPLCYISDLSFSYPNQDRAALKNCNLSIYPGDRIILQGASGSGKSTFANVITGIQKQREGLLLINGYDRPSTGVQYWRRQVASAPQFHENHVLGDSFLFNLLMGDDWPPKPESIRRAYKICDELGLTSLLEKMPAGILQTVGEMGWRLSHGEMSRLFIARALLQNAELLVLDESFAALDPGNLRQSFHCVQKKSNSLFVIAHP; the protein is encoded by the coding sequence GTGAAATCTGAAGGTTCCCTTAGTAAGCTACCTCACCTTTGTTGGCCCACGGCTCAATTAGATAGTGCCCTAAAGTCCCTGGCTCTGCGTACTGGCCTAGAGCCAGCAGCCACTGACTACTACTCCAACACGGAAGTACATAAAGATATAGATACCCGTCTGCAGTTACAGGCAGAAGCTCTGGATTTAAAAATTGAGCAAGTTAGTTGTAAATATGGCGAGTTGGAGCAGATGCTGGTGCGGGCTGCACCGGCCTTGGTGCGTTTGCGCTTTGGAGCTGATGAATATTTCGTTGCTTTATGCGGCAGTGATCGTCGCTTGTTACATATTCTTTCACCATCCCAAAAAGTTATAAAGCTGCGTCCAAGACAAGTAATCAGTGCGCTGATAAGCGCACAGGAGGCACCCCAGCGCGAGCGTATTACAACTCTACTTGATAGTACCAATATAGCTGGGCGACGGCGTGAGAAAGCTGTCGAAGCATTATTGTTGGTAAATTTGGCAGGGTTACAAATTGATGATTGCTGGCTATTGCGTCAACCGGCCCATCGTCCTTTCTGGCAGCAGCTACGCCAGCGTCATCAACATTTGCGCTTTTTAAGCATGATTGCTTGCCACACGCTGCAAATGGTCTTATTCATTGCCAGTTGGTGGTTGATAGGTCGTGCTGTTCTTGACGGTTATGTTGATAGCGGTTGGCTAATTGCCTGGGTGCTTTTGCTGATAACACAGATCCCCCTTTCGCTCTTTACTGCCCGTTTACAAGGCTCAATCTCGCTGGAAACCGGTGCCCTGCTTAAGCAGCGCTTGCTCGCCAGCGCTTTGCGAATAGATCCAGGCAAGGTGCGTCATATGGGGTCTGGGCAGATACTTGGGCGTGTATACGATGCAGAAAACATAGAAACCAACGCTCTGCAGGCGAGTTTTTTGCTACTTCTTGGCGGTGTAGAGTTGGTAATGGCTTCCATAGTGCTACTGCTAAGTATCGGAGCCCCGCTATTGTTAGGGGTTTTGACCATTTTTTTACTCATAGCCTTCGCTCTAGGACGTAGCCAATACCAGGCTCGTCGACATTGGAGCCGTCAACGCTTGAGTATGACTCACTGTCTAATTGAGAAAATGCTTGGCCACCGAACCCGATTGGCACAACAAGAGCCAGTGGATTGGCATCGGGGCGAAGATCAGGAGCTGGAAGAGTATTTACGTAGCTCGAATGCTATGGATAGCAATTTGACTCATCTAACTGCAGTATTGCCACGTATTTGGCTGCTGCTGGGAATAGTGGGCCTTGCGCCAATTTTTGTCATTGGTAACGCTGAGAGTGGTCAAATCGCTGCGGCTTTGGGGGGGATGCTACTCGGTTATCGTGCAGTGCTGAAATGTATAAGCGGATTCTCCAGTGGGCTCAGTGCTCTTGTAGCATGGGAAAAAGTCTGTGAACTCTTTTCCTTGGAGGCTCCATCAAAATCGGGGGCTTGCAAGCTTCCTGGAGCTGATAAAGTGCCAGGGGATATGAAACGATCTAAGCAACCTTTATGTTATATCAGTGACTTAAGTTTTAGCTACCCTAATCAAGACAGGGCGGCTTTAAAAAACTGTAATCTAAGTATTTATCCAGGCGATCGCATAATATTGCAAGGGGCTTCGGGTTCGGGAAAATCTACTTTCGCGAATGTGATAACAGGTATCCAAAAGCAAAGAGAGGGACTTTTGCTTATTAATGGGTACGATAGACCCAGCACGGGCGTGCAATATTGGCGTAGACAAGTTGCATCGGCACCTCAATTTCATGAGAATCACGTACTAGGTGATTCTTTCTTATTTAATTTATTGATGGGTGATGACTGGCCTCCTAAGCCTGAAAGTATAAGAAGAGCCTATAAAATTTGTGACGAGCTAGGGCTGACTTCATTACTTGAAAAAATGCCTGCAGGCATATTACAAACAGTGGGAGAAATGGGGTGGAGATTGTCTCACGGAGAAATGAGTCGCTTGTTTATTGCTAGAGCACTTCTGCAGAATGCTGAGTTGTTAGTGCTAGATGAGAGTTTTGCGGCCTTGGATCCGGGCAATTTAAGACAATCGTTCCATTGTGTACAAAAAAAATCGAATAGTTTATTTGTGATCGCTCACCCATAA
- a CDS encoding ATP-binding cassette domain-containing protein, whose product MKGKTCWLVPEVVQTSNMDCGPASLKCLLEGFGVNVHYGHLRDACQTDVDGTSINTLEKVAVELGLDAAQMVVPKDHLLLDSAGYLPGLVVVRLPNGNTHFVVAWRNHRGIIQVMDPASGRRWPSARRFLDELHIHTMRVPPQGWRSWAGGKDFIDPLRERIGQLRISKSISEAACERALKGEDWLSLAFLDASVRMLAALVDSGAVRRGAETSALLQRLTGNLTEDFSNAYDLVPQSYWCVQPSRPPGTDEANTVELEPELLEFSGAVIVSVKGLREEVEVKPKSEALSKALQAQPINPFQQLWGFLREDGLLAPSMVLIAMLAAVLGVMVEALLFRGLIDIHTELATEVQRLSAVILLLGFMLSLILVQLPMTKLQLRIGRHLENRFRIRFLSSLPKIPDHFFQSRPTSDTAERSHRIVALRELPLLGGGILFKGLSLLATAAGIIWIAPAAAPLVLLMAGLQVVIPLLFLPVLSDHNMRVQTHAGALARFYMDALLGVIPIRTHGAGESVRREHESLLTEWIKAGYSSLRFQLNSQAVQLIVNGILTCALVSYCVRVRGASPDLLLLIYWVLALPLLGEDIAQLMRSYPRQRNTLLRALEPLQAATVDDGEETSSNKKGQPLKGAASFRFDDVSVKASGQSILKNINLDIAPGEHIAIVGSSGAGKSSLVGLLLGWYKPATGRLLLNGEELQCELQSRFRRRCAWVDPAIQLWNSSLLDNLHYGNNSSTSLYPILQQADLLNLVASLPDGLQSNLGESGALVSGGEGQRVRLGRALGRESPICVILDEPFRGLDRGQRQRLLNRVRQLWKDTTLICITHDISETRDFPRVLVVEDGQIIEDDRPTNLEAQTQSRYAQLLAAEKNLWQECWQSTDWRHLYMEEGRITEVQPEIRERSQISGMARSQEVACEI is encoded by the coding sequence GTGAAGGGAAAAACCTGCTGGCTGGTTCCCGAAGTCGTGCAAACTTCCAATATGGATTGTGGCCCGGCGTCTCTTAAGTGCTTGCTTGAAGGCTTTGGGGTGAATGTGCATTACGGCCATTTACGTGATGCCTGCCAAACCGATGTGGACGGCACATCTATTAACACCCTGGAAAAAGTTGCGGTTGAGCTGGGGTTGGATGCGGCACAGATGGTCGTGCCCAAAGATCACTTATTGTTAGATTCAGCAGGTTACCTACCGGGATTGGTGGTAGTGCGATTGCCCAACGGCAACACACACTTTGTTGTGGCTTGGCGCAATCATCGTGGAATTATACAGGTTATGGACCCAGCCTCGGGAAGGCGTTGGCCCAGTGCACGACGTTTTCTCGATGAGCTGCATATCCATACTATGCGCGTTCCACCACAAGGGTGGCGAAGTTGGGCTGGCGGAAAAGATTTTATCGATCCCCTGCGAGAGCGGATAGGGCAGTTAAGAATTTCAAAATCTATCAGCGAAGCCGCGTGTGAGCGGGCCCTGAAGGGAGAAGATTGGCTCTCCCTGGCTTTCCTAGATGCCAGTGTAAGAATGTTGGCAGCACTCGTTGACTCAGGTGCGGTGCGACGAGGGGCAGAAACCAGTGCGTTATTGCAAAGGCTGACGGGGAACCTAACAGAAGATTTTAGCAACGCTTATGACCTGGTGCCGCAGAGCTATTGGTGTGTGCAACCTTCCCGCCCTCCTGGCACTGACGAAGCGAATACAGTTGAGTTAGAGCCAGAGTTGTTGGAGTTTAGTGGAGCCGTAATTGTCAGCGTGAAAGGGTTGCGGGAGGAGGTTGAAGTCAAGCCTAAGTCCGAGGCCTTAAGCAAAGCTTTGCAAGCACAACCGATAAACCCATTCCAGCAATTATGGGGGTTTTTGCGTGAGGATGGTCTACTTGCTCCAAGCATGGTTCTAATAGCAATGTTGGCCGCAGTACTCGGTGTGATGGTTGAAGCATTACTGTTTCGTGGTTTGATCGATATTCACACGGAACTGGCCACCGAGGTACAGAGATTGAGTGCGGTCATTTTGTTATTGGGGTTTATGTTAAGCCTTATACTCGTGCAATTGCCGATGACCAAGCTGCAATTAAGGATTGGTAGACACCTGGAAAACCGCTTTCGCATACGTTTTCTCTCTTCCCTTCCGAAAATACCCGACCATTTTTTTCAAAGCCGTCCCACCTCGGATACCGCAGAGAGAAGTCATCGAATAGTTGCTCTAAGAGAACTACCATTGCTGGGAGGTGGAATACTCTTCAAGGGCTTGTCATTACTCGCTACAGCGGCTGGCATTATTTGGATTGCGCCCGCTGCCGCACCCTTGGTGTTATTAATGGCTGGGTTGCAAGTAGTTATTCCACTGCTGTTCTTGCCTGTACTCAGTGATCATAACATGCGTGTGCAAACTCACGCTGGCGCCTTGGCTAGGTTTTATATGGATGCGCTGCTGGGAGTCATTCCAATACGCACACATGGTGCTGGGGAATCCGTTCGTCGTGAACACGAAAGCTTATTAACCGAGTGGATTAAAGCCGGTTACTCATCTTTGCGATTCCAGCTGAATAGTCAAGCCGTACAATTGATTGTTAACGGGATTCTTACCTGTGCGCTGGTGAGTTATTGTGTCCGGGTCCGCGGGGCAAGCCCCGATCTGCTCCTATTAATTTACTGGGTACTGGCGCTGCCACTACTGGGGGAAGATATCGCGCAACTAATGCGGAGCTACCCTCGCCAGCGAAATACCCTGTTGAGGGCTTTGGAGCCGCTTCAGGCGGCCACAGTTGATGACGGTGAAGAGACGTCTAGTAATAAAAAGGGGCAGCCCTTAAAAGGAGCTGCGTCTTTTCGCTTTGACGATGTCAGCGTTAAAGCCAGTGGCCAAAGCATTCTCAAGAATATTAATCTGGATATTGCTCCCGGAGAGCATATCGCAATTGTTGGCTCATCCGGTGCGGGCAAATCGAGCTTGGTCGGTTTATTGTTGGGCTGGTATAAACCCGCGACTGGTAGACTTTTGCTCAATGGCGAAGAGCTGCAGTGTGAATTGCAGTCCCGCTTTCGCCGACGTTGTGCTTGGGTTGACCCTGCGATCCAACTTTGGAATAGCAGCTTGCTGGATAACTTACATTACGGCAACAATTCCTCTACTTCCTTGTACCCAATATTACAGCAGGCCGATCTTTTGAATTTAGTGGCTTCCCTGCCCGATGGCTTACAGAGCAACTTAGGGGAAAGTGGTGCGCTTGTCAGTGGAGGGGAGGGGCAACGTGTGCGGTTAGGTCGCGCTCTGGGTCGAGAGTCTCCAATCTGTGTCATTTTAGATGAGCCATTTCGCGGGCTTGACCGTGGGCAGCGCCAGCGCTTGCTCAATCGCGTGCGGCAGTTGTGGAAAGATACCACGCTAATTTGTATCACTCACGATATCTCTGAAACTAGAGATTTTCCCCGCGTATTAGTGGTGGAAGATGGGCAAATAATTGAGGATGACAGACCCACAAACCTGGAAGCGCAAACTCAGTCCAGATATGCCCAACTTCTTGCCGCGGAAAAGAATCTTTGGCAGGAGTGTTGGCAGAGCACAGATTGGCGCCACCTTTATATGGAGGAAGGGCGAATCACCGAGGTTCAACCTGAAATAAGAGAGCGGTCGCAAATTAGTGGTATGGCGCGGTCTCAAGAGGTAGCTTGTGAAATCTGA
- a CDS encoding HlyD family secretion protein, producing MMGWGIWFLFKEITVFSISDQARLEQEQNTVHVSTHRAGRVIAIAASLGDTLDQGDLIIELDTKAFALDLDGDSRVLQRLSDQLLALDREEDLLARKFAEDDKALRDQLRLLQEQHKLQMSNQQIQADVAERYERLLEKQQSSELDYLAAKRTYQQMAMATLASEAAISAANDRQEQLANEYQLSVSELGQRRADTQRQLAEVDTRMQQSTLAVDEQRLRAPISGKLASLADIREGEVLLAGQQVATLQAEGNISVQAFFPPALALGHIRSGQSARVKLDGFSWARYGQLQARVERVASAVQKGKILVELSLQGEIPPKLPLLHDLPARVEIATGVKTPYQLLLQRAGDLLSGQADRSVNSSANLLETQK from the coding sequence ATGATGGGCTGGGGGATATGGTTCCTATTTAAGGAGATCACGGTTTTCAGCATTAGTGACCAGGCCAGGCTTGAGCAAGAACAGAATACAGTTCATGTCAGTACTCACCGGGCCGGAAGGGTCATTGCTATTGCAGCTTCTCTGGGCGATACCCTAGATCAGGGGGACTTAATAATAGAGCTGGATACCAAGGCATTTGCTCTGGATCTGGATGGCGATAGCCGAGTATTGCAGCGTCTTTCAGATCAGTTACTGGCATTAGATCGTGAAGAGGACTTGCTGGCTAGAAAGTTTGCTGAAGACGATAAAGCTTTAAGGGATCAACTGAGGCTACTTCAAGAGCAGCACAAGCTTCAGATGAGTAATCAGCAAATTCAGGCGGATGTGGCAGAGCGCTATGAGCGTCTACTGGAAAAACAGCAAAGCTCTGAGCTTGATTATCTTGCGGCAAAGCGTACCTATCAGCAAATGGCCATGGCCACCCTAGCATCGGAAGCAGCAATAAGTGCAGCCAATGATCGCCAGGAGCAATTGGCTAATGAGTACCAGTTATCAGTGAGTGAATTGGGGCAGCGTCGAGCAGACACCCAGAGACAGCTGGCTGAAGTGGATACTCGTATGCAGCAGAGCACTCTGGCTGTAGATGAGCAGCGTCTGCGAGCGCCTATCTCGGGTAAGCTTGCTTCGCTGGCAGATATTCGGGAAGGAGAGGTTTTGCTCGCGGGGCAACAAGTTGCCACATTACAAGCCGAGGGTAATATCAGCGTGCAGGCGTTTTTCCCTCCCGCTCTCGCTCTTGGACATATCCGTTCGGGACAGAGTGCGCGGGTAAAACTGGATGGGTTTTCCTGGGCGCGTTATGGCCAGTTACAGGCTCGAGTAGAGCGGGTGGCCAGCGCGGTGCAAAAAGGAAAAATCCTCGTTGAGTTATCTTTACAGGGAGAGATCCCCCCAAAATTACCCCTATTGCATGACCTACCAGCAAGGGTAGAGATTGCCACCGGAGTAAAGACACCCTATCAGTTGCTACTGCAGAGAGCTGGCGACTTGTTATCAGGGCAAGCAGATAGAAGCGTAAATAGTAGCGCAAATTTGTTGGAGACCCAGAAGTGA
- a CDS encoding alpha/beta fold hydrolase, translated as MTKTFVLVHGLFHGGWCWSKVRQRLMRAGHIVFSPTQTGLGERRHLLSPRVGIETFIDDIVNLIIWEELQEISLVGHSFGGITVSAVADRLRDRIRHLVFLDAAIAQDGHCFYEQLPEQNRAQRLANSQLVKGTRCFMPTSASSFDITNLNDIAWVERHLTPHPVKTYLDPVKMSKPAGTGLDCSYIVCSKPIHPSFSLSRHWAKTQEKWEIKYITTGHSAPITDPGIVTDILINLA; from the coding sequence ATGACTAAAACGTTTGTCCTTGTACACGGTTTGTTTCATGGCGGCTGGTGCTGGTCGAAGGTCCGACAGAGGCTCATGAGGGCAGGTCACATTGTCTTTAGCCCAACGCAAACAGGCCTGGGAGAACGTCGACACCTTCTTTCCCCAAGAGTGGGCATCGAAACTTTTATTGACGATATAGTCAATTTGATAATATGGGAGGAATTACAAGAAATATCGCTAGTAGGGCACAGTTTTGGTGGTATTACGGTCTCCGCTGTAGCCGATAGATTAAGAGATCGCATTCGGCATCTAGTTTTCCTGGATGCCGCTATCGCTCAGGATGGCCACTGTTTCTATGAGCAGTTACCAGAGCAAAATAGGGCCCAACGTCTGGCTAATAGCCAGCTCGTTAAGGGAACCCGATGCTTTATGCCAACATCCGCCTCAAGTTTTGATATAACTAACCTGAATGACATCGCCTGGGTAGAACGCCACCTTACTCCCCACCCAGTGAAAACCTATTTAGACCCTGTAAAGATGTCAAAGCCTGCAGGAACAGGATTAGACTGCTCCTATATAGTCTGCAGTAAACCGATACATCCCTCATTTTCATTGAGTCGACACTGGGCAAAAACCCAAGAAAAGTGGGAAATTAAATACATAACGACGGGACACAGCGCCCCCATTACTGACCCAGGTATTGTCACTGATATCTTGATAAACCTAGCTTAG
- a CDS encoding TonB-dependent receptor produces the protein MKNFKRVLLAASISLPVIGGQALAAGNVNGSIDGTVISSSGNDLSGATIIIENEKNGFRRTMSTGGDSDFRVNLPTGIYRVTVQKDGYQPAIVEAVAVSIGSSTKLDIPLTLGDLEEVVVVGEAIPQIRTGTAESALNIGLSDIEMLPVARNIESVALLAPGTVLGDSGFGEEKELISFGGASVGENAYYIDGLNVTNFRNGLGGSSVPFEFYDQFQIKTGGYSAEFGRSLGGVFNAVTKKGTNEFEYGVVAYYEPAALRAEAPDSLSADGTLYDLNSENELSKYTTDYYVSGPIIPDKLFYYVLYEQQETAEEFNTKGSPGRYNERDIDDDFWGANLTWNITDNHILSYMQFSDKRTRENDQFDYDYFNRDKKEYTGTKWDKRGGDNWLVRYDGQITDNFSVSMLHGQNEYSLTTISTTDMECPYVRDFSAGALPGNTDDRPGCQASSRVQTGGDERVADRIDFEWVINDHTIRFGYDQETNSSSSKETYSGTGFREDGGVFYTYDSYKPGKELPNGTVVDDVNGDGSLVHIVSYRVGDVEGDFEVESKAFYIEDTWDITDTLTLSAGIRNETFSNLNGEGDTFIEIDDQWAPRLSFSWDPAGDGESRVFGNWGRYFMPIASNTNVRLSGGELGFERYFIFDGGYDPKTYAPTNVGADGVPTSEEVGPARVTSGGNVPDSAQLSDKDLKPMYQDEFILGYERLFADDWTLGIKATYRDLKSHIDDVSIDHAVDALGYEHTGDGHGYVLANPGSDITIPYDRYGTGELEMTTFSAELLNYPEAKRTYRELELSAKRAFDGIWGLNASYTWSQSKGNSEGYVKSDNAQDDAGITQDFDFPELMDGANGYLPNDRTHKVKIYGNYQVMENLLLGANFLLQSGRPINSFGAGHPNGTPAYGDTYYVTDSNGNLIKTTRGSRGRTSWVNQIDLSLVYSTRIGLADVELRAEVFNLLDADAETEVYEFAESSPGVLDPSWGVNQEYQTPRYFRFGASARF, from the coding sequence ATGAAGAACTTCAAGCGGGTGCTTCTGGCTGCATCTATAAGCTTGCCGGTTATTGGGGGGCAAGCGCTGGCAGCAGGTAACGTGAATGGGTCGATTGATGGGACAGTTATCAGTAGCAGTGGTAATGATCTGAGCGGCGCTACAATTATTATAGAAAACGAAAAAAATGGCTTTAGAAGGACTATGTCCACAGGTGGGGATAGTGACTTCCGAGTGAATTTGCCTACTGGCATTTACAGAGTGACTGTTCAGAAGGATGGCTACCAGCCAGCGATAGTTGAAGCCGTTGCGGTTTCAATAGGTAGCTCCACTAAGTTGGATATACCTTTGACATTGGGAGATCTGGAGGAGGTAGTTGTAGTGGGGGAGGCCATTCCCCAGATTCGCACTGGCACGGCAGAATCGGCACTGAATATTGGCTTGTCAGATATAGAGATGTTACCGGTAGCACGTAATATTGAATCGGTTGCTTTATTGGCTCCGGGTACCGTTTTGGGTGACTCTGGGTTTGGCGAAGAGAAAGAGTTGATATCATTTGGAGGGGCTTCAGTAGGAGAAAACGCCTATTACATTGATGGTCTCAATGTCACTAATTTCCGCAATGGGTTGGGTGGGTCATCGGTTCCCTTTGAATTTTATGATCAGTTTCAAATAAAAACTGGGGGGTATAGTGCTGAGTTTGGCCGTTCTTTGGGGGGAGTATTCAATGCTGTTACCAAGAAGGGCACTAACGAATTTGAGTATGGTGTTGTTGCCTATTATGAGCCGGCAGCCCTGCGTGCAGAAGCTCCAGACTCCCTCTCAGCCGATGGAACTCTCTACGACCTAAATTCTGAAAATGAGTTGTCCAAGTATACAACTGATTATTATGTTAGTGGCCCTATCATTCCGGATAAATTATTTTACTATGTCCTTTACGAACAGCAGGAAACAGCCGAGGAATTCAACACGAAAGGGAGCCCGGGAAGATACAATGAGAGAGATATTGATGATGATTTTTGGGGGGCTAATTTAACCTGGAACATAACCGATAACCATATTCTTTCTTATATGCAATTCTCTGATAAGCGCACCAGGGAAAATGATCAATTTGATTACGATTATTTTAATAGAGATAAAAAAGAGTATACGGGCACTAAGTGGGATAAACGTGGCGGAGATAACTGGCTTGTTCGCTATGATGGCCAGATAACAGATAATTTTAGTGTGTCTATGCTCCATGGCCAGAATGAATATTCATTGACCACAATTAGTACGACAGATATGGAGTGCCCTTACGTAAGGGACTTTAGTGCCGGTGCCTTACCTGGAAATACGGATGACAGACCTGGTTGTCAAGCTAGCTCTAGGGTTCAAACTGGAGGTGATGAAAGGGTAGCTGATCGTATCGATTTTGAGTGGGTGATTAATGATCACACAATACGCTTCGGCTATGATCAGGAAACTAACTCCTCTTCCTCCAAAGAAACTTATTCTGGAACAGGTTTTAGGGAAGATGGGGGAGTGTTTTACACTTATGATTCATATAAACCTGGTAAAGAGCTCCCCAATGGCACGGTGGTTGATGATGTAAATGGTGATGGCTCTCTTGTTCATATAGTCTCTTATCGGGTTGGCGATGTGGAAGGGGACTTTGAAGTTGAGTCAAAAGCTTTTTATATCGAAGATACCTGGGATATTACCGATACACTTACCTTAAGTGCAGGAATTCGTAATGAAACTTTCTCCAATCTTAATGGAGAAGGGGATACATTTATTGAAATTGATGATCAATGGGCACCAAGATTAAGTTTCTCTTGGGACCCAGCTGGTGATGGCGAGTCTAGGGTATTTGGTAATTGGGGCCGTTACTTTATGCCTATCGCTTCCAATACCAATGTACGCTTATCTGGCGGTGAATTGGGATTTGAAAGATATTTCATTTTTGATGGTGGATACGATCCGAAGACATACGCGCCTACAAATGTAGGTGCCGATGGGGTTCCTACATCTGAAGAAGTTGGACCTGCAAGGGTAACTTCAGGTGGTAATGTGCCGGATAGTGCTCAGCTATCAGACAAAGACCTCAAGCCTATGTATCAGGATGAGTTTATTCTTGGTTATGAGAGGCTTTTTGCTGATGACTGGACATTAGGAATTAAAGCTACCTATCGTGATTTAAAATCGCATATTGATGATGTGAGTATTGACCATGCGGTAGATGCTTTGGGATATGAGCACACTGGTGATGGCCATGGTTATGTGCTTGCAAATCCAGGAAGTGATATCACTATACCCTATGATCGCTATGGAACTGGTGAGCTGGAAATGACCACATTTTCAGCTGAATTGCTTAATTATCCCGAAGCCAAAAGGACTTATAGGGAGTTAGAGTTATCTGCGAAGCGCGCCTTTGATGGTATTTGGGGGTTAAATGCGAGTTATACCTGGTCTCAAAGTAAGGGGAATAGTGAAGGGTACGTTAAGTCAGACAATGCTCAGGACGATGCTGGGATTACCCAAGATTTTGATTTCCCCGAGTTGATGGATGGAGCCAACGGATATTTGCCAAATGATCGGACTCATAAAGTAAAGATTTATGGGAACTATCAGGTGATGGAAAACCTTTTATTGGGGGCAAATTTCCTTTTGCAATCTGGGCGTCCAATTAACTCCTTTGGTGCTGGTCATCCTAATGGAACCCCGGCCTATGGAGATACTTATTATGTGACTGATTCAAATGGAAATCTAATCAAGACAACTCGTGGCAGTAGAGGGCGAACGAGTTGGGTCAATCAGATAGATTTATCCCTTGTCTATAGTACCCGCATTGGCTTGGCTGATGTAGAGCTTAGGGCTGAGGTGTTTAACCTTCTTGATGCGGATGCTGAGACAGAAGTTTATGAGTTTGCTGAATCAAGTCCTGGTGTATTGGATCCAAGTTGGGGTGTGAATCAAGAGTATCAAACTCCTCGGTATTTCCGATTTGGAGCAAGTGCAAGGTTCTAG
- a CDS encoding gamma-glutamyl-gamma-aminobutyrate hydrolase family protein has protein sequence MKIGVLKTDDVRKELVGEYGEYPEMFADLLRSQDPTLEFSTYEVQHGQYPAQIDEVDAYLITGSKTGVYDDKEWIPPLMDFVRKLHDQKKPTIGICFGHQLIAQALGGRARKSDKGWGLGVHSYEMQETPSWMSEPTNSFNLLVTHQDQVDTLPPGGRVLASNDFCPMAMLQVDDHMLTFQAHPEFTKPYSNSLMELRREVFGSDVVEKGQASLQNDIHENMVAKWMLEFLRK, from the coding sequence ATGAAGATTGGAGTTTTAAAAACCGACGATGTGCGCAAGGAACTGGTGGGCGAATACGGTGAATACCCGGAGATGTTCGCAGACCTATTGCGCAGCCAGGACCCCACACTGGAGTTCTCTACCTATGAGGTACAGCACGGACAGTACCCAGCCCAGATTGATGAAGTGGATGCCTATTTGATTACTGGCAGTAAAACCGGTGTCTATGACGATAAGGAGTGGATACCACCCCTAATGGACTTCGTGCGGAAGCTACACGACCAGAAAAAACCTACCATTGGAATCTGCTTTGGCCACCAGTTGATCGCTCAGGCACTGGGTGGAAGGGCCCGCAAATCTGATAAGGGCTGGGGATTGGGGGTACATTCTTATGAAATGCAGGAAACACCCTCCTGGATGTCGGAGCCTACGAATAGCTTTAACCTGCTGGTTACCCATCAGGACCAAGTGGATACTCTACCTCCCGGCGGCCGGGTGCTGGCTTCTAATGATTTCTGCCCAATGGCGATGCTCCAGGTTGATGATCATATGCTCACCTTCCAGGCCCACCCTGAATTTACCAAGCCTTATTCCAATAGCCTGATGGAATTGCGCCGAGAGGTGTTTGGTTCTGATGTAGTGGAAAAGGGGCAGGCCTCCCTTCAAAACGATATTCACGAGAATATGGTTGCCAAGTGGATGTTAGAGTTTTTACGTAAATAG